In the Corynebacterium kroppenstedtii genome, one interval contains:
- the galK gene encoding galactokinase: MANSHTEPTEKPQAPATQAKATSSHTSHHPQALNWAQARSDQQLIADATALFTETFGGKPDGVWAAPGRVNLIGDHVDYAGGVSIPFALPHVTAVAARRRTDDTISIVSLPPVAATENLSVTAEFEDDATGSDEANSSPTHPEALRTTVALADVGPGHPADWSGYIVGTIWAGHQNGAIPSSDQHGNGLDLALISDVPLGSGLSSSAALECSAVLAARELAAPEAPLDQATYQLLIDAAIRAENDVVGASTGGLDQRSSLLATPGHALAIDFRTNVVNQVACDVESDGLAFVVADTNAPHSLSDGQYASRRGVIDAVTAHAGASSLLDIDDPIAAAASWAETDESTVTPEVARLRVTHVVDETARTRRAQDALNSKNWKGFGRLMNESHESLRDLYDVSTPELNSARDAALDAGAVGARMTGGGFGGSIIALVPTERITAVAQEIHQRTVDKDLPNPTFLAITPAAGARRLV, encoded by the coding sequence ATGGCAAATTCACACACGGAGCCAACAGAAAAACCGCAGGCGCCGGCAACACAAGCGAAGGCAACCTCTTCACACACATCACACCATCCCCAGGCGCTCAACTGGGCTCAGGCCCGTAGTGATCAACAACTTATTGCCGACGCCACTGCGTTGTTTACCGAGACATTTGGTGGCAAGCCCGATGGTGTGTGGGCCGCTCCCGGCCGCGTGAACCTCATTGGTGATCACGTTGATTACGCAGGCGGAGTATCCATCCCCTTTGCATTGCCACATGTCACCGCCGTCGCGGCGCGTCGTCGCACCGACGACACTATCTCGATTGTTTCTCTTCCGCCGGTAGCCGCAACGGAAAACCTAAGCGTCACAGCGGAATTCGAAGACGACGCAACGGGGTCAGATGAGGCGAATTCGTCTCCCACACACCCTGAGGCGCTACGCACCACCGTTGCGCTCGCGGATGTTGGCCCAGGTCATCCAGCGGATTGGTCCGGATACATTGTGGGAACGATATGGGCTGGCCACCAGAACGGTGCGATACCTTCATCCGACCAGCATGGCAACGGGCTAGATCTCGCCCTTATTTCGGATGTTCCGCTGGGATCAGGGCTCTCAAGCTCAGCTGCGTTGGAGTGTTCCGCGGTTTTAGCTGCCCGCGAACTCGCCGCTCCAGAGGCACCCCTCGACCAGGCGACCTACCAACTCCTCATCGATGCCGCGATCCGCGCAGAAAATGACGTGGTCGGCGCGTCGACGGGTGGACTAGACCAGCGAAGTTCCCTCCTGGCTACGCCAGGCCATGCTTTAGCCATTGATTTCCGCACCAACGTCGTCAATCAAGTCGCGTGTGACGTTGAATCCGATGGGCTCGCGTTCGTGGTGGCCGACACCAACGCGCCTCACTCGCTGTCCGATGGGCAATATGCCTCGCGACGAGGCGTTATCGACGCCGTCACCGCACATGCAGGTGCATCCTCTCTGCTCGACATCGACGATCCCATCGCCGCCGCAGCCTCCTGGGCGGAAACCGACGAATCCACGGTCACGCCAGAGGTTGCACGCCTGCGCGTCACACATGTTGTTGACGAAACCGCCCGCACCCGGCGCGCCCAAGACGCCCTCAACAGCAAGAACTGGAAAGGATTTGGGCGGCTCATGAATGAGAGTCACGAATCCCTCCGCGACCTCTACGACGTATCTACACCGGAACTGAACTCGGCCCGTGACGCGGCTCTCGACGCAGGTGCCGTGGGGGCCCGCATGACCGGAGGAGGATTCGGCGGAAGCATCATCGCTCTCGTCCCCACGGAACGCATCACTGCGGTTGCACAGGAGATTCACCAGCGAACCGTCGACAAGGATTTACCGAACCCCACATTCTT
- the galT gene encoding galactose-1-phosphate uridylyltransferase, which yields MNSISGERLNNNSDHPYSVTSMTLADGRELIYFDDDPEVLNGSVKRILTDSRELPHAKTDSEIRRDPLSGEWVAYASHRMNRTFMPPANEDPLAPTVPDHLPTEIPSPDYDVVVFENRFPSFSMHMSRMTADQGKNEGKGEHSADNGALVDNGMVPHRPALARCEVICFTPDISGSFKDLPVSRIRTVIEAWAHRTKALSAIPEVRHVYPFENRGEEIGVTLQHPHGQIYSYPEIPPRIRNIVHSSKIYREENGSDLFADLLSAELEEGTRIIDRTDHFVVFVPAAAKWPLEVMVMPRRSVPDFDALSQEERADLAPLLKRLYTAVDKFFDGVERTPYIASWNQAPTVPEDRDHVRLHLQLFSLMRSPHRLKYLAGSESGMGFWINDTTPERIAQRFREIWDDK from the coding sequence ATGAATTCCATAAGTGGTGAAAGATTGAATAATAATTCGGATCATCCGTATTCAGTAACGTCGATGACGCTGGCTGATGGAAGGGAACTGATCTATTTCGATGACGACCCAGAGGTTCTCAATGGTTCTGTGAAACGTATCCTGACGGATTCACGCGAATTGCCGCACGCAAAAACCGATTCGGAGATTCGGCGTGATCCGCTGTCGGGGGAGTGGGTCGCTTACGCGAGCCACCGCATGAATAGAACATTTATGCCGCCCGCTAATGAGGATCCTTTAGCTCCCACTGTTCCGGATCATCTGCCCACAGAAATTCCATCGCCGGACTATGACGTGGTTGTCTTTGAAAATCGGTTCCCCTCGTTCAGTATGCACATGTCTCGGATGACTGCGGATCAGGGGAAGAATGAGGGAAAAGGTGAGCATAGTGCCGACAATGGCGCGCTCGTGGATAACGGAATGGTTCCCCACCGTCCTGCTTTAGCACGATGCGAGGTTATCTGCTTTACACCGGACATTTCTGGTTCTTTTAAAGACTTACCTGTTAGCAGAATCCGAACGGTTATCGAAGCATGGGCACATCGGACGAAAGCGTTATCCGCAATTCCGGAAGTTCGGCACGTCTATCCATTTGAAAATCGTGGCGAAGAAATTGGTGTGACCTTGCAGCACCCCCATGGGCAGATTTATTCCTACCCAGAAATCCCACCACGTATTCGAAATATCGTTCACTCTTCCAAGATATATCGTGAAGAAAACGGTAGTGATCTGTTTGCTGATCTTCTCTCCGCCGAATTAGAAGAGGGAACCAGAATTATTGATCGCACCGATCATTTCGTCGTTTTCGTTCCCGCTGCCGCGAAATGGCCTTTGGAGGTCATGGTTATGCCACGACGTTCGGTGCCGGATTTTGATGCATTGTCCCAGGAAGAGCGCGCAGATCTCGCTCCGCTATTGAAGAGGCTCTACACCGCCGTCGATAAGTTCTTCGATGGAGTTGAACGAACACCATATATCGCGTCCTGGAATCAAGCGCCCACAGTGCCGGAAGACCGTGACCATGTTCGGCTCCACCTTCAATTGTTCTCCTTAATGCGGTCTCCCCATAGGTTGAAATATTTGGCGGGCTCCGAATCCGGAATGGGTTTCTGGATCAACGACACCACCCCCGAACGTATTGCTCAACGATTCAGAGAGATTTGGGACGACAAATAA
- a CDS encoding sodium:solute symporter family protein, which produces MVVAESVLRLDASWVDYSLVALYFVFVLGIGWAARARVSSSIDFFLSGRGLPSWVTGLAFISANLGAVEIIGHSANGVQYGMQTMQYFWIGAVPAMVFLGIVMMPFYYGSKVRSVPEFMLKRFGPTAHLVNAISFALAQLLIAGVNLLLLAKVVNSLLGWPLWVTLLVAAVIVLSYITLGGLSAAIYNEVLQFFVIVAALLPLTLIGLHRVGGWGGLKGALNAESHFHTWPGQDISGFDNPIVSAIGIAFGLGFVLSFGYWTTNFVEVQRAMASESLSSARKTPIIGAFPKMLIPFVVVIPGMVASVLVTPIKDETAEPNDAILYLMRDLLPNGLLGVAIAGLLAAFMAGMAANISAFNTVMSYDIWQTYVVKDRDDEYYLKFGRIATILAAVIAVGTALVAMNFGNVMDYLQTLFGFFNAPLFATFILGMFWKRMTPTAGWVGLVTGTLAAVVFWGLSLGSSPVVSLPGQGVAFVAASIAFATDIVVSILVTMVTKPKPDEELVGFVRSVTPKAQLVDTTEAEQPWYHRTVPLGLLCLVLVIALNVAFA; this is translated from the coding sequence ATGGTCGTGGCGGAATCTGTGCTCCGCCTTGATGCCAGTTGGGTGGATTACTCACTGGTAGCGCTCTACTTTGTTTTTGTTTTGGGAATCGGGTGGGCAGCCCGGGCGAGGGTATCGAGTTCCATTGATTTCTTCCTCTCTGGCCGGGGACTGCCATCCTGGGTAACAGGTTTGGCTTTTATTTCCGCCAACCTAGGTGCGGTTGAAATCATTGGTCACTCTGCCAATGGCGTCCAGTACGGAATGCAAACAATGCAGTATTTCTGGATTGGCGCTGTTCCTGCCATGGTTTTCTTAGGCATCGTTATGATGCCTTTTTATTATGGCTCCAAAGTGCGCTCGGTCCCCGAGTTCATGCTCAAACGGTTCGGGCCGACGGCACACCTGGTCAACGCCATATCATTTGCCCTGGCTCAGCTCCTCATCGCCGGTGTGAACCTCCTGCTTCTAGCAAAAGTGGTCAATTCACTTCTGGGATGGCCTCTGTGGGTCACCCTATTGGTCGCGGCAGTTATCGTTCTGTCATATATCACGTTGGGTGGGCTCTCCGCCGCAATTTATAACGAGGTTCTTCAATTCTTCGTTATTGTTGCAGCGCTCCTTCCTTTGACATTGATTGGTCTCCATCGTGTCGGCGGTTGGGGAGGATTGAAAGGTGCACTGAACGCCGAATCTCATTTCCATACGTGGCCTGGGCAGGATATTTCGGGGTTTGATAACCCCATCGTCTCTGCAATTGGTATTGCGTTCGGTCTTGGTTTCGTTCTGTCATTTGGTTATTGGACAACAAATTTCGTTGAGGTTCAGCGTGCCATGGCCTCGGAATCGTTGAGTTCAGCACGGAAAACACCGATTATCGGCGCATTTCCGAAGATGCTGATCCCCTTCGTTGTGGTTATTCCCGGTATGGTCGCCTCGGTTCTTGTCACGCCTATTAAAGATGAGACCGCAGAACCCAATGACGCCATCCTTTATTTGATGCGTGATTTATTGCCCAATGGACTCTTAGGCGTCGCAATTGCGGGTCTCTTGGCTGCATTTATGGCCGGAATGGCGGCAAATATTTCTGCTTTCAATACCGTCATGAGTTATGACATTTGGCAGACATATGTGGTTAAAGATCGTGACGACGAATACTACCTAAAGTTTGGGCGGATTGCGACGATCCTTGCTGCGGTTATTGCCGTGGGGACTGCATTGGTTGCAATGAATTTCGGTAACGTCATGGATTACCTTCAAACGTTGTTTGGTTTCTTTAACGCCCCGCTGTTTGCCACCTTCATTTTGGGTATGTTTTGGAAGAGGATGACACCTACTGCTGGTTGGGTAGGACTAGTGACCGGTACGCTTGCCGCCGTCGTCTTCTGGGGATTGTCGTTGGGGTCCTCTCCCGTGGTCAGCCTCCCCGGGCAAGGAGTCGCATTCGTTGCAGCGTCGATTGCCTTCGCAACCGATATTGTCGTATCGATCCTCGTGACGATGGTGACGAAGCCCAAACCTGATGAAGAATTAGTGGGCTTTGTCCGTTCTGTTACGCCGAAAGCCCAGTTGGTGGACACCACGGAAGCAGAACAACCGTGGTATCACCGGACCGTACCGTTGGGACTATTGTGTTTGGTTTTGGTCATCGCGCTCAACGTCGCATTCGCATAA
- a CDS encoding aldose 1-epimerase family protein: MSDEESQVNNHPVVHLSHGPYAAEIATYGGGIRSLTYRGLPLMEGYSDGEYPPLSANVVLAPWPNRIRDGRFYFHGQSHQLSMTEPDRNNAIHGFVSDAVWDVMSHADDATATTLATTIEPQQGWPWALHVTSTYELSDQGLTCTCEITHPDSAPGVGAAPVAYGFHSYLSALGSPIDECTLDMFVRSQLPLDPDRKLPSGDITDITAEFPIHHIELRDQLLDDCFGREAVSSRDTMSESVSPDTARTDLSRRDVASDIRAARLLNSDGRGVQMWVSPQIKWFQVFTADPSWGYPYPGRGRALAVEPMTVPPDAFNSGTDVANIAAGESLVVKWRIGYAAEHTAGADHG, from the coding sequence ATGAGCGACGAAGAGTCGCAGGTCAATAACCATCCTGTGGTGCATCTCTCACACGGACCATACGCTGCGGAAATTGCTACCTATGGGGGAGGAATACGTTCCCTGACATACCGCGGGTTGCCCCTAATGGAGGGGTATTCCGACGGGGAGTACCCACCTTTGTCTGCGAACGTCGTACTAGCTCCCTGGCCCAATCGAATTCGGGATGGGCGGTTTTATTTTCACGGCCAGTCACACCAGCTGTCGATGACGGAACCAGACCGGAACAACGCCATCCACGGTTTCGTGAGCGACGCCGTGTGGGACGTGATGTCACATGCTGATGACGCCACCGCGACCACATTGGCAACCACCATCGAGCCTCAGCAAGGATGGCCGTGGGCACTTCATGTGACGTCGACCTATGAACTATCCGATCAGGGGCTGACGTGTACCTGCGAGATTACGCATCCCGACAGCGCTCCCGGGGTTGGTGCTGCACCAGTGGCGTACGGGTTCCATAGCTATCTCAGCGCACTCGGATCCCCCATTGATGAGTGCACGCTCGACATGTTCGTTCGCAGTCAGCTTCCCCTGGATCCGGACAGGAAGCTCCCCTCGGGCGACATTACCGACATCACCGCAGAGTTCCCGATCCACCACATTGAGCTCCGCGACCAACTCCTCGATGACTGTTTCGGTCGGGAGGCGGTATCGAGCCGAGACACGATGTCGGAGAGTGTATCCCCAGATACGGCGCGTACTGACCTCTCACGTAGAGACGTCGCTTCTGATATCCGTGCAGCGCGACTACTTAATAGTGACGGGCGTGGGGTACAAATGTGGGTCTCTCCACAGATCAAGTGGTTCCAGGTGTTTACCGCTGACCCATCGTGGGGCTATCCCTATCCCGGCAGAGGCCGCGCATTGGCGGTCGAACCCATGACAGTGCCTCCCGATGCCTTTAACAGTGGGACGGATGTGGCGAATATTGCGGCGGGCGAATCCCTCGTCGTGAAGTGGCGTATTGGGTACGCAGCAGAGCATACGGCAGGTGCAGATCATGGATGA
- a CDS encoding HAD family hydrolase: MNIDASGPQHTGGPRAGLPDAVDLAGRDPAPLLVASDIDGTLVTSAERVTPRLASAIHRMVRAGTSLVLATGRPARWTLPVIAQLPVRPLCVCTNGSVIFDSARGEVLNAHEIPPKHLADMVRRVVEGLASDPRGIHVGFGVERVGTDLYSEKDQFLIEPNFDHVWDSQGFSLVSIEELVAEPAVKLLLRSPEATSEELYQLVAPNIPVDKGHVTYSFSGGLLEIAAPGVTKAGGLAEVAELLGVDAGETVAFGDMPNDTEMLEWARTGVAMGNAHPLLSGVAKAVTTSNDDDGVARVIDAWF, encoded by the coding sequence GTGAATATCGACGCCAGCGGACCTCAACATACGGGTGGCCCTCGTGCAGGCCTTCCCGACGCCGTTGACCTCGCCGGACGTGACCCTGCACCCTTGCTTGTCGCTTCTGACATCGATGGGACGCTTGTCACGAGCGCCGAACGCGTTACACCGCGTCTCGCGTCGGCAATTCACCGTATGGTTCGAGCTGGAACATCGCTCGTTTTGGCCACGGGCCGTCCCGCCAGGTGGACACTCCCCGTTATTGCCCAGCTCCCCGTCCGCCCCCTGTGCGTGTGCACTAACGGATCCGTGATTTTCGATTCCGCGAGGGGAGAGGTTCTCAATGCACATGAGATACCCCCGAAGCACCTCGCTGACATGGTGCGACGAGTGGTTGAAGGCCTCGCGTCGGATCCACGGGGGATCCATGTTGGATTCGGAGTTGAACGTGTCGGAACTGATCTTTATTCCGAGAAGGATCAATTCCTCATTGAGCCTAACTTTGACCACGTATGGGATAGCCAGGGATTTTCATTGGTGAGTATCGAAGAACTCGTGGCTGAGCCGGCGGTAAAACTGCTGCTCCGTTCACCTGAGGCCACTAGCGAAGAGCTCTACCAGCTTGTAGCACCCAACATTCCCGTCGATAAAGGGCATGTCACGTATTCATTTTCGGGCGGACTACTGGAAATCGCGGCACCTGGTGTGACCAAAGCTGGTGGCTTAGCCGAGGTTGCTGAACTTCTCGGTGTCGACGCGGGCGAAACCGTTGCTTTCGGTGATATGCCGAATGACACAGAGATGCTGGAATGGGCGCGAACGGGGGTAGCAATGGGTAATGCACATCCGCTGCTCAGTGGGGTGGCAAAAGCGGTAACTACCAGTAACGATGACGATGGAGTGGCGCGCGTTATTGACGCATGGTTTTAG
- a CDS encoding HAD-IIB family hydrolase: MADPFYFGIIGLARTLFTLEGLRFRVTGTENVPAKGGAVVVMNHTGYLDFAYAGIPFRTCRRYVRYMAKSEVFDHPVAGPIMRGMKHIPVDRIDGSESYRQAVDYLRSGRLVGVFPESTISRSFEIKDFRKGAVRMAQEAGVPLIPVTIVGSQRVWTKGHPKRLGRSRTPIYINVLSPIHPDGDATTETDRLRDVMVNDLDRLWEMYLQDNGPVKGDEYWIPARYGGAAPPFEVAQREDEAVAEERHRIRKLRDDLNNLTHVVTKTTRDIVNKSVSMSSGAWTKSSDAVKSASVSARDSVTESAAALNDKMPWQADEETKLRKRADKLEKNKRKEEIKEAKTAEKEAEKAEKAAKKKEKNKRDDGAEKIVESLQTSFDSLYEETSKNNHEGASKIIEARDSFYRSSRELLQSVQSATASMTDATRDVEWVSLDKTLTSLIGQTKQIRDKIPARIKSKLPADVAAVCSDIDGTIFHENTISDATRDVFGKLNARGVEVLLATGRAIEEVDPVVDQLPISPVAICANGAVVYDTKNKRVLHVEGFFEGGADILTHQIEENIPDAEIIVRTVDNTAVKVVVNADMPSEDIADALDESVRERSTLTYSNPYGSIELGPIGVNKSTGAEWYFHNKGIDPSHVIAFGDMPNDAELLSYVGAGITMANADRDLIRDASWVTSSVEDDGVAEVLKYVVKRFEDQDADAADEADSPSLATEK, from the coding sequence ATGGCAGATCCGTTTTACTTCGGCATTATTGGCCTTGCTCGGACCTTATTCACTCTGGAAGGCCTCCGTTTTCGAGTGACTGGAACCGAGAATGTACCGGCCAAAGGAGGTGCCGTTGTGGTGATGAACCACACCGGTTACCTTGACTTTGCCTACGCAGGGATTCCTTTCCGCACCTGCCGCCGATACGTGCGCTACATGGCCAAATCCGAAGTATTTGATCACCCCGTTGCGGGGCCAATCATGCGTGGGATGAAGCATATCCCGGTTGATCGGATCGACGGCAGTGAGTCATACCGGCAGGCGGTGGATTATCTCCGATCTGGCCGTTTGGTCGGAGTATTTCCGGAATCGACCATTTCACGTAGCTTCGAAATCAAAGATTTCCGCAAAGGTGCTGTCAGGATGGCTCAGGAAGCAGGGGTTCCTTTGATTCCTGTCACCATCGTGGGTTCGCAGCGTGTCTGGACGAAGGGGCACCCGAAGCGGTTGGGGCGCTCCCGGACTCCGATTTATATCAATGTTCTCTCACCCATTCATCCCGATGGCGATGCCACGACAGAGACGGATCGTCTCCGTGATGTCATGGTTAATGACCTGGACAGGCTGTGGGAAATGTACCTACAGGACAATGGCCCAGTGAAGGGGGACGAATATTGGATTCCTGCTCGGTACGGTGGAGCTGCCCCACCGTTCGAGGTTGCTCAGCGTGAGGACGAGGCTGTAGCCGAGGAGCGTCACCGCATCCGCAAGCTGCGGGACGATTTGAATAATTTAACGCATGTGGTGACGAAGACAACGCGCGACATCGTCAATAAGAGTGTCAGTATGAGTTCTGGTGCGTGGACGAAGAGTTCCGACGCGGTGAAGTCTGCCTCGGTGAGCGCACGTGACTCCGTGACTGAATCCGCAGCGGCGTTGAATGACAAAATGCCATGGCAAGCCGATGAGGAAACGAAGCTGCGTAAACGGGCGGATAAGCTCGAAAAGAATAAACGCAAAGAGGAAATAAAGGAAGCCAAGACTGCCGAGAAAGAGGCTGAGAAGGCTGAGAAGGCTGCGAAGAAGAAGGAAAAGAATAAGCGGGACGACGGGGCTGAGAAAATAGTCGAGTCCTTACAGACGAGCTTCGATTCGCTCTATGAGGAGACCTCCAAGAATAATCACGAGGGAGCGTCGAAGATTATTGAAGCAAGAGATTCGTTTTATCGTTCCTCGCGTGAATTGCTTCAATCAGTTCAATCTGCCACCGCATCGATGACGGACGCGACTCGCGATGTGGAATGGGTGTCATTAGACAAGACATTAACGTCACTGATCGGACAAACCAAACAGATTCGTGACAAAATCCCTGCACGCATTAAATCGAAATTACCTGCAGATGTGGCTGCAGTCTGTTCCGATATAGACGGAACGATCTTTCATGAGAATACAATTAGCGACGCTACGCGTGACGTATTCGGCAAGCTCAACGCCCGTGGTGTCGAAGTTCTTTTGGCTACCGGGCGGGCTATTGAAGAAGTCGATCCTGTTGTCGATCAACTCCCTATCTCACCCGTTGCCATTTGTGCCAATGGTGCAGTGGTTTATGACACCAAGAACAAACGCGTACTCCACGTGGAAGGCTTTTTTGAAGGCGGGGCGGACATTCTCACTCACCAAATCGAAGAAAATATCCCAGATGCCGAGATAATTGTGCGCACGGTCGATAACACTGCTGTTAAAGTCGTTGTCAACGCAGACATGCCAAGCGAAGATATTGCTGATGCGCTGGATGAAAGTGTCCGGGAAAGAAGTACGCTAACGTATTCCAACCCCTATGGATCTATAGAACTAGGCCCCATCGGAGTGAATAAGTCGACCGGTGCCGAATGGTATTTTCATAACAAAGGAATAGATCCGTCTCACGTCATCGCTTTCGGTGATATGCCAAATGACGCCGAATTACTCTCCTATGTCGGCGCAGGTATCACAATGGCGAATGCCGATCGGGATCTTATTCGCGACGCCTCCTGGGTGACCTCCTCAGTGGAGGACGATGGAGTTGCTGAGGTTCTCAAATATGTTGTGAAACGGTTCGAGGACCAGGACGCTGATGCTGCAGACGAAGCAGATTCACCGAGCTTAGCCACAGAGAAATAA
- a CDS encoding glycerol-3-phosphate dehydrogenase/oxidase yields MAISATSTSLNKEQREQAWEDFGKEHYDMVIIGGGSVGAGTALDAATRGLKVAVLETRDFAGGTSSRSSKMFHGGLRYLAMLDFRLVAEGLRERELSMSGLAPHLVKPLKFIFPLEHRIWQRPFMASGFMLYDLMGGAKSVPMQKHYTRKGMLKLSPGLKEDALVGGVRYFDTLVDDARHTMTVLRTAAEFGATIRPSTQVVDFEKDGDRITGAKIVDTDSGRTTTIHGSVFVNATGIWNDEIEKLAGVEGKFHVHTSKGVHIVIPRSVLPGDVALTFVTEKSVLFVIPWGEYWIIGTTDTDWTMNLANPAPTRADIDYILEHINAKVKRQITYDDIVGVYAGLRPLVAGSSDSTTNLSRNHAVARVAPGLVSVAGGKYTTYRVIGADTVDAAKEDIPFDVPDSVTTDVPLLGADGYHALANQIPQLAKRLGISEKTVEHLLNRYGSLIYEVLAPADKDKSLLEPIPGAPAYLMAEALYAATHEGAAHLEDILHRRMRLAMEYDHRGVECAEAVSKLVADTMGWDEKARKEEIRVFTDRVEAQKKAEKELTDESANKIEANVEDTRPDVDTSQDR; encoded by the coding sequence ATGGCGATCTCAGCCACTAGCACTTCACTGAACAAAGAACAGCGCGAACAAGCGTGGGAAGACTTCGGTAAAGAGCACTACGACATGGTCATCATCGGCGGAGGATCCGTTGGGGCCGGTACTGCACTAGACGCTGCAACTCGTGGTTTAAAAGTTGCCGTCCTGGAAACCCGTGACTTCGCTGGAGGTACCTCCTCACGCTCATCCAAGATGTTCCACGGCGGGCTCCGTTACCTCGCCATGCTGGACTTCCGGCTTGTCGCCGAAGGGCTCCGCGAGCGCGAGCTCAGCATGTCTGGCCTTGCCCCACACCTGGTTAAGCCGCTGAAATTCATCTTCCCGCTGGAGCACCGCATCTGGCAGCGCCCATTCATGGCGTCCGGCTTCATGTTGTACGACCTCATGGGCGGTGCAAAGTCCGTGCCAATGCAGAAGCACTACACCCGCAAGGGCATGCTCAAGCTCTCCCCCGGGTTGAAGGAAGACGCCCTCGTCGGCGGTGTCCGTTACTTCGACACCCTCGTTGACGACGCCCGCCACACCATGACTGTCCTGCGTACTGCGGCAGAGTTCGGCGCAACGATCCGCCCCTCAACCCAGGTCGTTGATTTCGAAAAGGACGGAGACCGAATCACCGGCGCGAAGATCGTCGACACTGATTCTGGCCGAACAACCACCATTCACGGGTCGGTGTTTGTCAATGCCACCGGCATTTGGAATGACGAGATCGAAAAGCTCGCCGGCGTCGAAGGCAAATTCCACGTTCACACCTCCAAGGGTGTTCACATCGTCATCCCGAGGTCGGTCTTGCCTGGCGACGTTGCTCTCACGTTCGTCACGGAAAAGTCCGTTCTCTTCGTGATCCCGTGGGGTGAGTACTGGATCATCGGTACCACCGACACCGACTGGACCATGAACCTGGCTAATCCCGCACCGACGCGGGCCGATATCGACTACATCTTGGAGCACATTAATGCCAAGGTGAAGCGCCAGATCACGTACGACGACATCGTTGGCGTGTACGCGGGACTCCGCCCGCTGGTTGCCGGTTCTTCAGACTCGACGACGAACCTGTCACGCAACCACGCAGTCGCCCGCGTTGCCCCTGGCCTAGTGTCTGTGGCTGGTGGCAAGTACACGACCTACCGCGTGATCGGCGCAGATACAGTCGACGCCGCCAAGGAAGACATCCCGTTCGATGTTCCGGATTCGGTCACCACGGATGTGCCGCTTCTCGGCGCCGATGGCTACCACGCACTGGCCAACCAGATTCCGCAGCTGGCGAAGCGGCTGGGAATCTCTGAGAAGACCGTGGAGCACCTGCTCAACCGCTATGGTTCGCTCATCTACGAAGTCCTGGCACCTGCCGATAAGGACAAGTCTCTACTTGAGCCGATCCCGGGTGCGCCGGCTTACTTGATGGCTGAAGCACTGTATGCCGCTACCCACGAGGGTGCAGCTCACCTGGAGGACATCCTTCATCGCCGTATGCGCCTCGCGATGGAATATGACCACCGTGGTGTCGAATGTGCGGAAGCAGTCTCCAAGCTAGTTGCTGACACGATGGGCTGGGACGAAAAGGCCCGTAAAGAAGAAATTAGGGTCTTCACGGATCGTGTCGAGGCCCAGAAGAAGGCCGAAAAAGAATTGACCGACGAGTCCGCTAACAAGATCGAGGCGAATGTCGAAGATACTCGCCCGGACGTCGATACTTCTCAGGACAGGTGA
- a CDS encoding MIP/aquaporin family protein, whose protein sequence is METLTGPQAMGWEFFGTMMLMLFGNGVCAAVNLRTSTARNTNWLTIAFGWGLAVFIGASIADKTGGHLNPAVTLSLAIDDKLEWSLVPWYFGGQLLGAMAGAFLAWAAFKQLFDANNLDDNGNNVKGNATTQGIFFTVPAHPNNFWNALTEFIATYSLLVFILLGPSGGDLGPLKYFGVAFIIVAIGLSLGTPTGYAINPVRDLGPRLMYAFVLPIKDKGAAQWAYAWVPIVGPMLGAVAAGLTAVALG, encoded by the coding sequence ATGGAAACGCTAACAGGCCCCCAAGCCATGGGGTGGGAATTCTTCGGCACGATGATGCTCATGCTGTTTGGTAATGGTGTGTGTGCCGCAGTCAATCTCCGGACGTCCACGGCCCGCAACACCAACTGGCTGACCATTGCTTTTGGCTGGGGTCTCGCAGTGTTTATCGGCGCGAGCATCGCTGACAAAACCGGTGGCCACCTCAATCCGGCCGTCACCTTATCCCTTGCTATCGACGACAAACTCGAGTGGTCACTCGTCCCCTGGTATTTCGGTGGACAGTTGCTCGGCGCGATGGCTGGTGCGTTCCTAGCGTGGGCAGCGTTTAAACAATTGTTTGACGCGAACAATCTGGATGACAACGGCAATAACGTCAAAGGAAATGCCACCACTCAAGGCATTTTCTTCACCGTTCCCGCTCATCCCAATAACTTTTGGAATGCATTAACAGAGTTCATCGCCACGTACTCATTGTTGGTCTTCATTCTCCTCGGTCCCTCCGGTGGAGACTTGGGCCCCCTCAAGTACTTCGGCGTTGCTTTCATCATCGTCGCTATCGGCTTGTCCCTTGGTACACCCACCGGATATGCGATTAACCCCGTGCGTGACCTGGGCCCGCGTTTGATGTACGCCTTTGTACTGCCTATTAAGGACAAAGGCGCAGCACAGTGGGCATACGCTTGGGTCCCGATCGTCGGACCGATGCTTGGCGCTGTTGCCGCTGGCCTCACCGCCGTAGCCCTCGGATAA